In Helicobacter bilis, a genomic segment contains:
- a CDS encoding carbon-nitrogen hydrolase family protein, with protein MKTIFKTFYTLQLKTKANWEDNLARLEAKLLECEKDSYILASEVFLTGFAYQKMAEASEFSEIATRKLQELSKDKTIVITMIEQEGRKYVNRLKVFHKGRIAYTQKKAKLFPLGNEHLHFKAGDIKDIKTFMLDGILCAALNCFEVRFIDLWKKIQGAQVIFVPAAWGKARKVHFQTLTRALAIANQSFVIASSCAGNEYAKGSSIITPYGIVYKNDSKEMIQAQVNLAEVTKMRIHIDTGIPHA; from the coding sequence TTGAAGACGATTTTTAAGACCTTTTATACATTACAGCTAAAGACAAAAGCAAATTGGGAAGATAATCTAGCTAGACTTGAAGCAAAATTGCTAGAGTGTGAAAAAGATTCCTACATTCTTGCAAGTGAAGTTTTTCTCACAGGATTTGCATATCAAAAAATGGCAGAAGCAAGTGAGTTTAGTGAGATTGCTACACGAAAGCTACAGGAATTAAGCAAAGATAAAACTATTGTAATCACTATGATAGAACAAGAGGGCAGAAAATATGTCAATCGCTTGAAAGTATTTCATAAAGGACGCATAGCCTATACACAAAAAAAGGCAAAGCTTTTTCCTTTAGGTAACGAACACTTGCATTTTAAAGCGGGGGATATAAAGGATATTAAGACTTTTATGCTTGATGGAATCTTATGTGCGGCTCTCAATTGTTTTGAAGTCCGCTTTATTGATTTATGGAAAAAGATTCAAGGCGCACAAGTGATTTTTGTCCCAGCCGCATGGGGTAAGGCAAGGAAAGTGCATTTTCAAACGCTAACGCGTGCTTTAGCCATTGCAAATCAAAGTTTTGTTATTGCTAGTTCATGTGCAGGCAATGAGTATGCAAAGGGTAGTAGCATTATCACACCTTATGGAATCGTGTATAAAAATGATTCTAAAGAGATGATACAAGCACAAGTAAATCTCGCTGAAGTTACAAAAATGCGAATACATATAGACACAGGAATCCCACACGCATGA
- a CDS encoding protein-L-isoaspartate(D-aspartate) O-methyltransferase, whose product MKLHEIKNMEMLKDVKDSFDSRIIAALRQTDREFFVPSVVKHSAFHLDNALPISDEQWISAPLTVAKMTTYLMAYDLGDSVLEPDSVLEIGLGSGYQAVVLSHLIRRVFSIERIESLWLEARSRIAQLQIMNINIKLDDGMNGWASFAPYDRILLSACTESIPKTLSDQLQVNGVLVAPIYHNGGQVIARFVKQKDHTLTSHILESCSFVPIKQGVMRMG is encoded by the coding sequence ATGAAACTTCATGAAATAAAAAATATGGAAATGCTAAAAGATGTCAAAGATAGCTTTGATTCTAGAATCATTGCTGCATTACGCCAAACTGATAGGGAGTTTTTTGTCCCCTCTGTCGTAAAACATTCCGCATTTCACCTTGATAACGCTTTGCCTATAAGCGATGAGCAATGGATTAGCGCACCACTCACTGTGGCAAAGATGACAACCTATCTCATGGCGTATGATTTAGGCGATAGCGTATTAGAGCCAGATAGTGTGCTAGAAATAGGGCTTGGGAGTGGTTATCAAGCAGTTGTATTGTCTCATCTTATACGCAGAGTTTTTAGCATTGAGCGTATAGAATCTCTATGGCTTGAAGCAAGATCGCGTATAGCACAACTACAAATTATGAATATCAATATAAAGCTTGATGATGGTATGAATGGTTGGGCGTCTTTCGCCCCTTATGATAGAATCTTACTTTCTGCATGCACAGAGAGTATCCCAAAAACACTCAGCGATCAATTACAAGTAAATGGAGTGCTTGTAGCCCCAATATATCATAATGGCGGACAAGTTATCGCACGATTTGTAAAACAAAAAGATCATACACTCACAAGCCATATTTTAGAATCTTGCTCTTTTGTGCCGATTAAACAAGGCGTTATGCGTATGGGTTAA
- the gap gene encoding type I glyceraldehyde-3-phosphate dehydrogenase, which translates to MTLGINGLGRMGRTILREAIKRGHTIKALNDIAQWEILTYLIEFDSAHGTLSRNISYHNDTLCIDNQKIHVSNHNNPKDIDFGEVDIVIESSGKFLTTESIKHHLQKGAKKIIISAPPQDNTKTFVLGVNHLEYNGELIISNASCTTNCIAPICAILDKHYGITSATMTTIHSYTNDQNLLDNAHRSDKRRSRAAANNIIPTTTGAAIGLKRVLPNLEGKIHGQSVRVPLIDVSMADLNFYLNKATKLDEIHALLESYANDSMKGILSIDSKYRVSSDFLGSAYSSIVAKDLSVQVGNMLKIMAWYDNESGYANRILDMAEFILG; encoded by the coding sequence ATGACACTAGGGATAAATGGGCTTGGGAGAATGGGTCGCACGATCTTGCGTGAGGCGATTAAAAGGGGACATACCATCAAAGCACTCAATGATATTGCACAATGGGAGATTTTGACTTATCTCATTGAGTTTGATAGCGCACATGGCACACTTAGTCGCAATATTTCCTATCACAATGACACACTATGTATTGATAATCAAAAAATACATGTAAGCAATCATAATAACCCAAAAGACATTGATTTTGGTGAAGTAGATATTGTGATTGAATCAAGTGGTAAATTTCTCACGACAGAATCTATCAAGCACCATTTACAAAAAGGTGCGAAAAAAATCATCATTTCAGCCCCACCACAAGATAATACAAAGACATTCGTGCTTGGTGTCAATCACTTGGAATATAATGGTGAGTTAATTATTTCAAATGCGTCTTGCACGACAAATTGCATTGCCCCTATTTGTGCCATACTTGATAAACATTATGGAATCACAAGTGCTACAATGACTACAATCCATAGCTACACAAACGATCAGAATCTACTTGATAACGCACACAGAAGCGATAAAAGAAGATCAAGGGCAGCCGCAAATAATATTATCCCCACCACAACGGGGGCGGCTATCGGTCTAAAGCGAGTTTTACCGAATCTAGAGGGTAAAATTCACGGACAGAGTGTGCGTGTGCCTTTGATTGATGTTTCAATGGCAGATTTAAACTTCTATCTTAATAAAGCCACAAAACTAGATGAGATACATGCTTTATTAGAATCGTATGCAAATGATAGTATGAAAGGCATATTAAGCATTGATTCTAAATATCGTGTAAGTAGTGATTTTTTAGGGAGTGCGTATAGTAGCATTGTAGCAAAAGATTTAAGTGTGCAAGTTGGCAATATGCTAAAAATAATGGCATGGTATGATAATGAAAGCGGCTATGCAAATAGAATCTTAGATATGGCAGAGTTTATACTTGGATAA